A DNA window from Streptomyces sp. 71268 contains the following coding sequences:
- a CDS encoding Rieske 2Fe-2S domain-containing protein, which produces MSSQDNSEENLPQQQDDADGGVLATRDNPFANPGLPPHEHRVQDIDERAAKRSERVVAGLFTLSMLSTIGFIASYVAFPVDKIVYVFPIGHVSALNLSLGLTLGLALFCIGAGAIHWARTLMTDVEVPEERHDIEATPEVREEVLAGFQDGARESDLGRRKLVRNTLIGAMAMVPLTGLVLLRDLGPMPGTMLRHTKWAKGKMLINENTHEPLRPEDIAVGSLTFAMPEGLSEEDHDFNNQIAKAALMIVRLQPEDIKNKRELDWSHEGIVAFSKICTHVGCPISLYEQQTHHVLCPCHQSTFDLTDGGRVIFGPAGHALPQLRITVNDKGYLEAMGDFAEPVGPAYWERG; this is translated from the coding sequence ATGAGCAGCCAAGACAACTCAGAAGAGAACCTGCCACAGCAGCAGGACGACGCCGACGGCGGCGTGCTGGCGACTCGGGACAACCCGTTCGCCAACCCGGGGCTGCCGCCCCACGAGCACCGTGTGCAGGACATCGACGAGCGGGCCGCCAAGCGCTCCGAGCGCGTGGTCGCCGGGCTGTTCACGCTGTCGATGCTGTCCACGATCGGCTTCATCGCCTCGTACGTCGCGTTCCCGGTCGACAAGATCGTCTACGTCTTCCCGATCGGCCACGTCAGCGCGCTCAACCTCTCGCTGGGTCTGACCCTGGGGCTCGCGCTGTTCTGCATCGGCGCCGGCGCCATCCACTGGGCCCGGACGCTGATGACCGATGTCGAGGTGCCCGAGGAGCGGCACGACATAGAGGCCACCCCCGAGGTGCGCGAGGAGGTGCTCGCCGGGTTCCAGGACGGTGCCCGCGAGTCGGACCTCGGCCGCCGGAAGCTGGTCCGCAACACGCTGATCGGCGCGATGGCCATGGTGCCGCTGACCGGCCTGGTGCTGCTGCGTGACCTGGGCCCGATGCCGGGCACGATGCTCAGGCACACCAAGTGGGCCAAGGGCAAGATGCTCATCAACGAGAACACGCACGAGCCGCTGCGTCCCGAGGACATCGCCGTCGGTTCGTTGACGTTCGCCATGCCCGAGGGCCTGAGCGAAGAGGACCACGACTTCAACAACCAGATCGCCAAGGCGGCGCTCATGATCGTCCGGCTGCAGCCGGAGGACATCAAGAACAAGCGCGAACTGGACTGGTCGCACGAGGGCATCGTCGCGTTCTCGAAGATCTGCACGCACGTGGGCTGCCCGATCAGCCTCTACGAGCAGCAGACCCACCACGTGCTGTGCCCGTGCCACCAGTCGACCTTCGACCTGACCGACGGCGGCCGAGTCATCTTCGGCCCGGCGGGCCACGCCCTGCCGCAGCTTCGGATCACGGTCAACGACAAGGGCTACCTTGAGGCGATGGGCGACTTCGCGGAGCCCGTCGGTCCTGCCTACTGGGAGCGCGGATGA
- a CDS encoding small secreted hydrophilic protein → MALSHRLATLTAVVAIPLGIAVTSYLLTDSPDSPKAPSKVELESGTPAPDPSAPPGATPTGPPPASDRPASPSHEAVPPPPATDGMADDTADDTTEHDDDAGDDGPGDDG, encoded by the coding sequence ATGGCCCTATCCCACCGACTCGCCACCCTCACGGCCGTCGTCGCGATCCCGCTCGGCATCGCCGTCACGAGCTACCTGCTGACCGACAGCCCCGACTCGCCCAAGGCCCCCTCCAAGGTCGAGCTCGAATCCGGCACCCCGGCGCCCGACCCAAGCGCCCCGCCGGGCGCCACGCCCACCGGGCCGCCCCCGGCGTCCGACCGGCCCGCCTCCCCGAGCCACGAGGCCGTACCCCCACCGCCAGCGACCGACGGTATGGCCGATGACACCGCAGACGACACCACCGAGCACGACGACGACGCGGGCGACGACGGACCCGGTGACGACGGCTGA
- the trpD gene encoding anthranilate phosphoribosyltransferase, with translation MNVVTPAGGDSATAHTWPGILRSLLAGQDLGADASAWAMDRIMTGQASDTQIAGFAVALRAKGETVDEVAGMVRTMYEHANLIDVPGPTVDIVGTGGDGAKTVNISTMSSIVVAGTGARVVKHGNRAASSASGASDVLEKLGVNLDLTPARVAEVAGRAGITFCFAVKFHPSLRHVAAARRELGIPTTFNFLGPLTNPAKVAAQATGVADPRMAPILAGVLAGRGTSALVFRGDDGLDELTTTATSRVWEVRDGTVREQSFDPRDVGLELVPVEALRGADASYNADVARRLLAGEHGPVRDAVLLNSAAALVALDALSTTSAAESAARFEAGAPAPELPPLAERIGAAMGRAAEAIDSGAARRTLERWVAASQE, from the coding sequence ATGAACGTTGTGACCCCGGCAGGCGGCGACAGCGCGACGGCCCACACCTGGCCGGGCATCCTGCGCAGCCTCCTCGCCGGCCAGGACCTCGGCGCCGACGCCTCCGCCTGGGCGATGGACCGCATCATGACGGGCCAGGCCAGTGACACCCAGATCGCGGGGTTCGCGGTCGCCCTGCGGGCCAAGGGCGAGACGGTCGACGAGGTCGCCGGCATGGTCCGCACGATGTACGAGCACGCCAACCTGATCGACGTCCCCGGGCCCACCGTGGACATCGTGGGGACGGGCGGCGACGGGGCCAAGACGGTCAACATCTCCACGATGTCCTCGATCGTGGTGGCCGGCACCGGCGCCCGGGTCGTCAAGCACGGCAACCGGGCCGCCTCCTCGGCCAGCGGCGCCTCCGACGTGTTGGAGAAGCTCGGGGTCAACCTGGACCTCACGCCGGCGCGGGTGGCCGAGGTCGCCGGGCGGGCGGGCATCACCTTCTGTTTCGCCGTCAAGTTCCACCCCTCGCTGCGGCACGTGGCGGCGGCCCGCCGCGAACTGGGCATCCCCACCACGTTCAACTTCCTCGGGCCCCTCACCAATCCGGCCAAGGTCGCGGCCCAGGCCACCGGGGTCGCCGACCCGCGGATGGCGCCGATCCTGGCGGGGGTGCTCGCCGGGCGCGGCACCAGCGCGCTGGTCTTCCGTGGCGACGACGGCCTGGACGAGCTGACCACCACGGCGACCTCCCGGGTGTGGGAGGTGCGCGACGGTACCGTGCGCGAGCAGAGCTTCGACCCGCGCGACGTCGGCCTGGAACTGGTCCCCGTGGAGGCCCTGCGGGGCGCTGACGCCTCGTACAACGCCGACGTGGCCCGCCGGCTGCTCGCCGGCGAGCACGGGCCGGTACGGGACGCCGTGCTGCTCAACTCGGCGGCGGCCCTCGTCGCCCTGGACGCGTTGAGCACGACGTCGGCGGCGGAGTCGGCCGCGCGGTTCGAGGCGGGGGCTCCCGCGCCGGAGCTGCCGCCGCTCGCCGAGCGGATCGGGGCGGCGATGGGGCGCGCGGCCGAGGCCATCGACTCGGGCGCGGCCAGGCGCACGCTGGAGCGGTGGGTGGCGGCCAGCCAGGAGTAG
- a CDS encoding ATP-binding protein, with the protein MTTADAPPAPGRRISARVRILLWLLLVMTVALAAVATTTRSILLRDVDQRTTELLAQEAGEFANFVERGQDPRTGAPFTEPRRLLKVFLERQYADPYEELLGLVHDAKPPSVVRQKRDIPVRLPLYRDDRALAAIARSERTTGTLDRDEGEVRWAKVAIRPGGAGPEGTFVVAFHPDRETARAGEVFRILLAISGVALLMTCGIGWVVAGRILAPVRLVRTTAAQLTEQDLTRRIPVRGRDDISALAETFNAMLDRLERAFGAQRQFVDDAGHELRTPITIVRGHLELMNTGPDGAAEREETVRLVTDELDRMSRIVEDLLLLAKAERPDFVAPAPVQLTELTADVFVKARTLGERRWELAEVAEGEALLDAQRVTQAMVQLAQNAVQHTAVGQRIRIGSRRAPGLVELYVSDTGPGVRPEDTELIFERFRRGTARRGARGPGAATDTHGGGAGLGLSIVKAIAEGHRGRVELRPGDWHDPAAPAPTTGPATAPHPSPAAPGDGAGATFALLLEDTT; encoded by the coding sequence GTGACGACGGCTGACGCGCCCCCCGCGCCGGGCCGCCGGATCTCGGCCCGGGTACGGATCCTGCTGTGGCTGCTCCTGGTGATGACCGTCGCGCTGGCCGCCGTCGCCACCACCACCCGCTCGATCCTGCTGCGCGACGTCGACCAACGCACGACGGAACTGCTCGCGCAGGAGGCCGGCGAGTTCGCCAACTTCGTCGAGCGCGGCCAGGACCCGCGCACCGGCGCCCCGTTCACCGAGCCGCGCCGGCTGCTCAAGGTCTTCCTGGAGCGGCAGTACGCCGACCCGTACGAGGAACTGCTCGGCCTGGTGCACGACGCGAAGCCGCCGTCGGTGGTCCGGCAGAAGCGCGACATTCCCGTGCGGCTACCGCTGTACCGCGACGACCGGGCGCTGGCCGCCATCGCCCGCTCCGAGCGGACCACCGGCACCCTCGACCGGGACGAGGGCGAGGTGCGCTGGGCCAAGGTCGCCATCCGGCCGGGCGGCGCGGGCCCCGAGGGCACCTTCGTGGTCGCCTTCCACCCGGACCGCGAAACGGCGCGCGCGGGCGAGGTCTTCCGCATCCTGCTGGCCATCTCGGGCGTCGCGCTGCTGATGACCTGCGGCATCGGCTGGGTCGTCGCCGGCCGCATCCTCGCCCCCGTACGCCTGGTGCGCACCACCGCGGCGCAGCTCACCGAGCAGGACCTGACCCGGCGCATCCCGGTGCGGGGCCGCGACGACATCTCGGCGCTCGCCGAGACGTTCAACGCGATGCTGGACCGCCTGGAGCGGGCGTTCGGCGCCCAGCGCCAGTTCGTGGACGACGCAGGCCACGAGCTGCGCACGCCCATCACCATCGTGCGCGGTCACCTGGAACTGATGAACACCGGCCCGGACGGGGCGGCCGAGCGCGAGGAGACCGTGCGCCTGGTCACCGACGAGCTGGACCGGATGAGCCGCATCGTCGAGGACCTGCTCCTGCTGGCCAAGGCCGAGCGCCCGGACTTCGTCGCCCCCGCTCCGGTGCAGCTCACCGAGCTGACCGCCGATGTCTTCGTCAAGGCCCGCACGCTCGGCGAGCGCCGCTGGGAGCTGGCCGAGGTCGCCGAGGGCGAGGCGCTGCTCGACGCCCAGCGCGTCACCCAGGCCATGGTGCAGCTCGCGCAGAACGCCGTGCAGCACACCGCCGTCGGCCAGCGCATCCGCATCGGCTCCCGGCGCGCCCCCGGCCTGGTGGAGCTGTACGTGAGCGACACCGGGCCCGGCGTGCGGCCCGAGGACACCGAGTTGATCTTCGAGAGGTTCCGCCGGGGCACCGCCCGGCGCGGCGCCCGCGGCCCGGGGGCGGCCACCGACACCCACGGCGGGGGCGCCGGCCTCGGCCTGTCGATCGTCAAGGCCATCGCCGAGGGCCACCGGGGCCGCGTGGAGCTGCGCCCCGGCGACTGGCACGACCCGGCCGCCCCCGCCCCGACGACCGGCCCCGCCACCGCGCCGCACCCGAGCCCGGCCGCGCCCGGGGACGGGGCCGGCGCCACCTTCGCCCTGCTGCTGGAGGACACCACCTGA
- a CDS encoding glycerate kinase produces the protein MNAPAPRPLRFAVAPSGFKESLSAREAAEAIAEGLRRVVPDADTDLIPLVDGGEGTAEALAAATGGALHHLTATGPTGVAVPTHFALLGPGARGPAGARTAAVEMAAVAGLSLVPPDQRDPGATTTRGVGELIRAALDFGARRVLVGCGDSGTSDGGAGALQALGARLLDADGRELPPGGRALTRLARVDRSRLDPRLAETELLVACNPFNVLCGPQGVARVFGPQKGASPAQVEELSAALERWAHILARDVSGPAVALASPAPGPPPGAAPAPAHAAPGAAPALALLPSAAGGVDLRHGPGTGASGGLGAGLAAIGARLLPRFDVLLDGLDLDARLARADLVVTAEGALDRQTTRGKIPAEVARRAKAHGRPVLALAGTIGEGAQEVRGAGVDAYHGILPAPVALAEALGRGREFLTDAAEAALRMILIGTRLTAAPGRFAPVAAPITAPSPGPGRLVPLPGPPAASR, from the coding sequence ATGAACGCCCCCGCACCCCGCCCCCTGCGCTTCGCCGTGGCCCCCAGTGGGTTCAAAGAGTCGCTGTCCGCCCGCGAGGCCGCCGAGGCCATCGCCGAGGGGCTGCGCCGTGTGGTGCCCGACGCCGACACCGACCTGATACCGCTGGTGGACGGCGGCGAGGGCACCGCCGAGGCGCTGGCCGCCGCGACCGGTGGCGCCCTGCACCACCTCACCGCCACCGGCCCGACCGGCGTCGCGGTGCCCACCCACTTCGCGCTGCTCGGCCCCGGCGCGCGCGGCCCGGCCGGGGCGCGCACCGCGGCGGTCGAGATGGCCGCCGTCGCCGGACTGTCCCTGGTGCCGCCGGACCAGCGCGACCCCGGCGCCACCACCACCCGCGGTGTCGGCGAACTCATCCGCGCCGCCCTGGACTTCGGCGCGCGCCGCGTCCTCGTCGGCTGCGGCGACTCGGGTACGTCCGACGGCGGCGCGGGCGCGCTCCAGGCACTCGGTGCCCGACTGCTCGACGCGGACGGCCGCGAACTCCCGCCCGGCGGGCGGGCCCTGACCCGCCTCGCCCGCGTCGACCGGTCGCGGCTCGACCCCCGACTGGCCGAGACCGAACTGCTGGTCGCCTGCAACCCGTTCAACGTGCTGTGCGGCCCGCAGGGCGTGGCCCGGGTCTTCGGGCCACAGAAGGGCGCGAGCCCGGCCCAGGTCGAGGAGTTGTCGGCCGCGCTCGAACGCTGGGCCCACATCCTCGCGCGCGACGTGAGCGGCCCCGCCGTCGCGCTCGCCTCCCCCGCGCCGGGCCCGCCACCGGGCGCCGCCCCCGCGCCGGCGCACGCCGCGCCGGGCGCGGCGCCGGCCCTGGCCCTGCTGCCCTCGGCCGCCGGCGGCGTCGATCTGCGCCACGGGCCCGGCACCGGCGCGTCCGGGGGGCTCGGCGCCGGACTGGCCGCGATCGGCGCCCGGTTGCTGCCCCGCTTCGACGTGCTCCTGGACGGCCTGGACCTGGATGCCCGGTTGGCTCGCGCCGACCTCGTCGTCACCGCCGAGGGCGCACTGGACCGGCAGACGACCCGGGGCAAGATCCCGGCCGAGGTGGCGCGCCGCGCCAAGGCCCACGGCAGACCGGTGCTCGCCCTCGCGGGCACCATCGGCGAAGGCGCTCAGGAGGTACGCGGCGCGGGGGTCGACGCCTACCACGGCATCCTGCCCGCGCCGGTGGCGCTCGCCGAGGCCCTGGGGCGGGGCCGGGAGTTCCTCACGGACGCGGCGGAGGCGGCCCTGCGGATGATCCTCATCGGCACCCGACTCACCGCCGCCCCGGGCCGCTTCGCGCCCGTGGCGGCGCCCATCACGGCCCCGAGCCCCGGCCCCGGCCGCCTCGTGCCGCTGCCCGGTCCGCCCGCCGCGTCGCGCTGA
- a CDS encoding SLC13 family permease: protein MTLTHRQAAAWCAALSACAVLAVPGTLPGLATDARLTLAVFALATCAWIATPIDDTYVALGAGLALTATGVISSETLFGTLGDATVWLLICAFVLAAAVGRSGLAGRAAAFLVSGAGSVRQLVHLTTAALVATAFAVPATSGRAALALPVFLALARVLADRARLVVMLALLFPTVILLSAVATLIGAGAHLITVSVLWESTGEEIGFARWLLLGLPLAIASSHLAAEVVLLTMTRRADRQGPVRITAEQLQEHTPHPVTGPLSAAETRCALLLGTVVLLWCSEPLHQVPPAVVALIGALVAASPALGTVRLKDALSTVPWSLLLFMAATMAMGIALSVSGAARWLVSGLPGGGVPPWLFLGVVIALSTAAHLALQSRSARSSVLVPLVVAAAGEAGVSPVAAALASTAAAGFCHTLPASAKPVALFADLPDDTPTYAPRDLLRLSLVLAPLTAVLVWLFALGVWPLLGVPL, encoded by the coding sequence GTGACCCTCACCCACCGGCAGGCCGCCGCCTGGTGCGCCGCCCTCAGCGCGTGCGCCGTACTGGCCGTGCCCGGCACCCTGCCGGGGCTGGCCACCGACGCCAGGCTCACCCTGGCCGTATTCGCCCTGGCCACCTGCGCCTGGATCGCCACCCCGATCGACGACACCTACGTCGCGCTCGGCGCGGGCCTGGCGCTCACCGCGACCGGCGTGATCAGCAGCGAGACGCTGTTCGGCACCCTGGGCGACGCCACCGTGTGGCTGCTGATCTGCGCCTTCGTGCTCGCCGCCGCGGTGGGCCGCAGCGGGCTCGCCGGGCGGGCCGCGGCGTTCCTGGTGAGCGGGGCGGGCAGCGTGCGCCAGCTCGTCCACCTCACCACGGCCGCCCTGGTGGCCACCGCCTTCGCCGTCCCGGCCACCTCCGGGCGGGCGGCGCTCGCGCTGCCGGTGTTCCTGGCGCTCGCGCGGGTGCTGGCCGACCGGGCGCGGCTGGTGGTGATGCTGGCGCTGCTGTTCCCCACCGTCATCCTGCTCTCCGCCGTGGCCACGCTGATCGGCGCCGGGGCGCACCTGATCACCGTCTCGGTGCTGTGGGAGTCGACCGGCGAGGAGATTGGCTTCGCCCGCTGGCTGCTGCTCGGGCTGCCGCTTGCCATCGCCTCCTCGCACCTGGCGGCCGAGGTGGTGCTGCTGACCATGACCCGGCGGGCCGACCGTCAGGGGCCCGTACGCATCACCGCCGAGCAACTCCAGGAGCACACCCCGCATCCGGTGACCGGGCCGCTGAGCGCCGCGGAGACCCGCTGCGCGCTGTTGCTTGGCACCGTCGTGCTGCTGTGGTGCAGCGAACCCCTGCACCAGGTGCCGCCGGCCGTGGTCGCGCTGATCGGCGCGCTGGTGGCCGCCTCGCCGGCGCTGGGCACGGTGCGGCTCAAGGACGCGCTGAGCACCGTCCCGTGGTCGCTGCTGCTGTTCATGGCGGCCACGATGGCCATGGGCATCGCGCTCTCGGTCTCCGGCGCGGCCCGCTGGCTGGTGTCGGGCCTACCCGGCGGCGGCGTGCCGCCCTGGCTGTTCCTGGGCGTGGTCATCGCCCTCAGCACGGCGGCCCACCTGGCGCTCCAGTCCCGTTCCGCCCGCTCCAGCGTGCTGGTCCCGCTGGTGGTGGCCGCCGCCGGCGAGGCCGGGGTCAGCCCGGTGGCCGCCGCGCTGGCCTCCACGGCCGCCGCCGGCTTCTGCCACACCCTGCCGGCCTCGGCCAAGCCCGTGGCCCTCTTCGCCGACCTGCCGGACGACACCCCCACGTACGCGCCGCGCGACCTGTTGCGCCTCTCTCTGGTCCTGGCCCCGCTGACGGCCGTCCTGGTGTGGCTGTTCGCGCTGGGCGTCTGGCCCCTGCTCGGCGTACCGCTGTGA
- a CDS encoding cytochrome bc complex cytochrome b subunit — MSTATDTRRKKAPAGERVADWADSRLGIYSLAKANMRKIFPDHWSFMLGEVCLYSFIIIILTGVYLTMFFNPSMGEIVYDGPYVPMQGIRMSEAYASTLDISFEVRGGLLIRQIHHWAALIFVGSMFVHMMRVFFTGAYRKPREMNWVFGFLLLVLGLFTGLTGYSLPDDLLSGTGVRFTQGAILSVPLVGTYLSMFLFGGEFPGHDFVGRFYSIHILLLPGIMLGLVVAHLIMVFLHKHTHWAGPGKTNTNVVGTPFLPVYMGKAGGFFFLVFGVIAAIAAVATINPVWAIGPYRPDQVSTGAQPDWYLGFAEGLIRVMPGWEINAWGHTLVLGVFIPLVIFPLVLLAIAVYPFIESWATGDKRHHHLLDRPRNTPTRTGFGVAWITTYLTMLIAGGNDLWATHFHLSINAITWFSRIAFFVLPVVSFIVTKRICLGLQRRDKEKVLHGRESGIIKRLPHGEFIEVHEPLSQDQLHTLTAHDQYKPLELEPEVDENGVVRKPTRSEKLRVKLSKGLYGEDNQIAKPTVEEYKEITSGHGHH, encoded by the coding sequence ATGAGTACTGCAACCGACACTCGGCGCAAGAAGGCTCCAGCGGGCGAGCGCGTCGCCGACTGGGCCGACAGCCGGCTGGGCATCTACAGCCTGGCCAAGGCCAACATGCGCAAGATCTTCCCCGACCACTGGTCGTTCATGTTGGGTGAGGTCTGCCTCTACAGCTTCATCATCATCATCCTCACGGGTGTGTACCTGACGATGTTCTTCAACCCCAGCATGGGCGAGATCGTCTACGACGGTCCGTACGTGCCCATGCAGGGGATCAGGATGTCGGAGGCGTACGCCTCGACGCTCGACATCAGCTTCGAGGTCCGCGGTGGTCTGCTGATCCGGCAGATCCACCACTGGGCCGCGCTGATCTTCGTCGGCAGCATGTTCGTGCACATGATGCGCGTCTTCTTCACCGGTGCGTACCGCAAGCCGCGTGAGATGAACTGGGTGTTCGGCTTCCTGCTGCTGGTGCTCGGCCTCTTCACCGGCCTCACCGGCTACTCGCTGCCGGACGACCTGCTCTCCGGCACCGGTGTCCGCTTCACCCAGGGCGCCATCCTGTCGGTCCCGCTGGTCGGCACCTACCTGTCGATGTTCCTCTTCGGAGGCGAGTTCCCCGGGCACGACTTCGTCGGCCGGTTCTACTCGATCCACATCCTGTTGCTGCCGGGCATCATGCTCGGCCTGGTCGTGGCGCACCTGATCATGGTGTTCCTGCACAAGCACACCCACTGGGCCGGGCCCGGCAAGACCAACACCAACGTGGTGGGCACGCCGTTCCTGCCGGTGTACATGGGCAAGGCCGGTGGCTTCTTCTTCCTGGTCTTCGGTGTCATCGCGGCCATCGCGGCCGTCGCCACCATCAACCCGGTGTGGGCGATCGGCCCCTACCGACCAGACCAGGTGTCCACAGGTGCCCAGCCGGACTGGTATCTCGGCTTCGCCGAGGGTCTGATCCGAGTGATGCCTGGCTGGGAGATCAACGCCTGGGGCCACACCCTCGTGCTGGGTGTGTTCATCCCGCTGGTGATCTTCCCGCTGGTGCTGCTCGCCATCGCCGTCTACCCGTTCATCGAGTCCTGGGCGACCGGCGACAAGCGCCACCACCACCTGCTGGACCGGCCGCGCAACACGCCGACCCGTACCGGCTTCGGTGTCGCCTGGATCACCACGTACCTGACGATGCTGATCGCCGGTGGAAACGACCTGTGGGCCACCCACTTCCACCTGTCGATCAACGCGATCACCTGGTTCTCGCGCATCGCGTTCTTCGTGCTGCCGGTGGTGTCGTTCATCGTCACCAAGCGGATCTGCCTCGGCCTGCAGCGTCGGGACAAGGAGAAGGTGCTGCACGGTCGCGAGTCCGGCATCATCAAGCGGCTGCCGCACGGCGAGTTCATCGAGGTGCACGAGCCGCTGTCGCAGGACCAGTTGCACACGCTCACGGCGCACGACCAGTACAAGCCGCTTGAGCTGGAGCCCGAGGTGGACGAGAACGGCGTGGTGCGCAAGCCCACCCGCTCCGAGAAGCTCCGCGTCAAGCTGTCGAAGGGCCTGTACGGCGAGGACAACCAGATCGCCAAGCCCACCGTCGAGGAGTACAAGGAGATCACGAGCGGCCACGGTCACCACTGA
- a CDS encoding response regulator transcription factor, with amino-acid sequence MKRILVAEDEERIAAFVEKGLRASGFTTTIAADGDTAADYARTGGFDLIILDIGLPGQDGFTVLRGLREDRVTTPVIVLTARDSVRDTVAGLEGGADDWMTKPFRFEELLARVRLRLRTAARAPEVTVLRSGDLSLDLRTRRARAGQTSVDLTAREFVLLELFLRHPGQVLTREQILSHVWGYDFDPGSNIVDVYVRALRKKLGAGRVETVRGMGYRLP; translated from the coding sequence ATGAAGCGCATTCTGGTCGCCGAGGACGAGGAGCGCATCGCCGCCTTCGTCGAGAAGGGCCTGCGCGCGAGCGGCTTCACCACCACCATCGCGGCCGACGGCGACACCGCGGCCGACTACGCCCGCACCGGCGGCTTCGACCTGATCATCCTCGACATCGGACTGCCGGGCCAGGACGGTTTCACGGTGCTGCGCGGGCTGCGCGAGGACCGGGTGACGACGCCGGTGATCGTCCTGACCGCGCGCGACTCCGTACGGGACACGGTGGCCGGCCTCGAGGGCGGCGCGGACGACTGGATGACCAAGCCGTTCCGCTTCGAGGAGCTGCTGGCCCGGGTGCGGTTGCGGCTGCGCACGGCCGCCCGCGCCCCCGAGGTGACCGTGCTGCGCAGCGGCGACCTCAGCCTCGACCTGCGCACCCGCAGGGCCCGCGCGGGGCAGACCTCGGTCGACCTGACGGCGCGTGAGTTCGTCCTGCTCGAACTGTTCCTGCGCCACCCGGGCCAGGTCCTCACGCGCGAGCAGATCCTCTCCCACGTGTGGGGGTACGACTTCGACCCCGGCTCCAACATCGTGGACGTCTACGTGCGGGCGCTGCGCAAGAAGCTGGGCGCGGGCCGCGTGGAGACCGTGCGCGGCATGGGCTACCGGCTGCCCTGA
- a CDS encoding aminotransferase class V-fold PLP-dependent enzyme, translating into MSTRPFAAAPTAATVASADAASATTADTGVAAEPACAARSASLPLPVLGADVRVPLVTGGEVGYAALDYAASAPALRRVWEDVAAYAPYYGSVHRGAGYLSQLSTDLFETSRADVAAFLGCRPDDQVVFTRSTTDSLNLLAAVLPEGTRVYVFETEHHAALLPWERQRGVSVTYLSAPRSPAAAVRTLEAALAEGAAEGPALVCVTGASNVTGELWPVRELAATAHAHGARIVLDAAQLAPHHPVDIAELNVDWVAFSGHKLYAPFGSGVLAGRADWLRAAEPYLAGGGASRTVVRAADGGVDVAWHTTAARHEAGSPNVIGVYAIASACRALTEAGFDALVERERELIAAVRAGLADVPQVRLLSLFGDDAPRVGVLSFVVDGWNSSHFAAALSAEYGIGVRDGLFCAHPLVRTLLDSEASEPGECGAPDQAPGGSGSLNAIRVSFGAGTPDEHVERFVRAVRELVRDGARWSYRTEDGRCVPDRGATAH; encoded by the coding sequence ATGTCCACGCGCCCCTTCGCCGCCGCCCCGACCGCCGCCACCGTCGCCTCCGCCGACGCCGCTTCGGCCACCACCGCCGACACCGGGGTGGCGGCCGAGCCCGCCTGTGCGGCCCGGTCGGCCTCGCTGCCGCTGCCCGTGCTCGGGGCGGACGTGCGGGTTCCGCTGGTCACCGGGGGCGAGGTCGGCTACGCCGCGCTGGACTACGCCGCCAGCGCCCCCGCGCTGCGCCGGGTGTGGGAGGACGTGGCCGCGTACGCCCCGTACTACGGCAGCGTGCACCGGGGGGCGGGCTACCTCTCGCAGTTGTCCACCGACCTGTTCGAGACCAGCCGCGCGGACGTGGCCGCGTTCCTCGGCTGCCGCCCGGACGACCAGGTCGTCTTCACCCGCTCCACCACCGACTCGCTCAACCTGCTCGCCGCCGTGCTGCCCGAGGGCACGCGGGTGTACGTCTTCGAGACCGAGCACCACGCCGCGCTGCTGCCCTGGGAGCGGCAGCGGGGCGTGTCGGTGACCTACCTGAGCGCGCCCCGTTCGCCCGCCGCCGCCGTGCGGACGCTGGAGGCGGCGCTGGCGGAAGGGGCCGCCGAAGGGCCCGCGCTGGTCTGCGTGACCGGCGCGTCGAACGTGACCGGCGAGCTGTGGCCGGTGCGTGAGTTGGCGGCGACGGCGCACGCGCACGGCGCCCGGATCGTGCTCGACGCCGCCCAGCTGGCCCCCCACCACCCGGTCGACATCGCCGAGTTGAACGTGGACTGGGTCGCGTTCTCCGGTCACAAGCTGTACGCGCCGTTCGGATCCGGTGTGCTCGCGGGCCGCGCGGACTGGCTGCGCGCGGCGGAGCCGTACCTCGCCGGTGGCGGCGCCAGCCGCACCGTGGTGCGGGCCGCCGACGGCGGCGTGGACGTGGCCTGGCACACCACCGCCGCCCGGCACGAGGCCGGCTCGCCGAACGTGATCGGCGTGTACGCCATCGCCTCGGCGTGCCGGGCGCTGACCGAGGCCGGCTTCGACGCGCTGGTCGAGCGCGAGCGGGAGCTGATCGCCGCCGTACGGGCCGGTCTCGCCGACGTCCCGCAGGTGCGCCTCCTGTCGCTGTTCGGCGACGACGCGCCCCGGGTCGGGGTGCTCTCCTTCGTCGTGGACGGCTGGAACAGCTCGCACTTCGCCGCCGCGCTCTCCGCCGAGTACGGCATCGGCGTGCGGGACGGGCTGTTCTGCGCCCACCCGCTGGTGCGCACCCTGCTCGACAGCGAGGCGTCGGAGCCGGGCGAGTGCGGGGCGCCGGACCAGGCGCCCGGTGGCTCGGGCTCGCTGAACGCGATCCGGGTCAGCTTCGGCGCCGGGACGCCCGACGAGCACGTCGAGCGGTTCGTGCGCGCGGTGCGGGAGTTGGTGCGCGACGGCGCCCGCTGGAGCTATCGCACCGAGGACGGCCGCTGCGTGCCGGACCGGGGCGCGACGGCGCATTGA